The stretch of DNA CCGGCGATGGGAAATCGCAGGAAACCGGTTTGATCTCGCCGTGGCCGGCCGTCGGGCCGAAGCTGGTGTGGCAGATTCCGGTCGGCATCGGCTACGGCATGCCGGCGATCAGCCGCGGTCGAATGTTCCAGTTCGACATGCGCGGCAAGAAGGCGAAGCTGACTTGTGCAAAGTCGGAAACGGCCGAAGAGCTTTGGAAGTTCGAATATCCGACCGACTACGAAGATATGTACGGCTACGACAACGGCCCACGTTGCATGCCGATCGTCGACGGCGACATGGTCTACATCTTCGGGGCCGAGGGGATGTTGCACGCGCTGCGCACGGTCGACGGCAGCCTCGTCTGGAAGGCCGACACCACGCGCGATTACGGCGTCGTGCAGAACTTCTTCGGCGTCGGCTACGGGATGCCGGCCGTGAGCCGGGGGCGATTGTTTCAGTTCGACATGCGCGTCCGCAAAGCGCAACTGCTCTGCCTGAAGGCCGAGACGGCCGAGGAGCTTTGGAAGTTCGAGTATTCGACCGAGTACGAAGACATGTACGGCTACGACAACGGCCCCCGCTGCATGCCGGTCGTCGACGGCGACATGGTCTACATCTTCGGCGCCGAGGGAGTGCTACATGC from Planctomycetia bacterium encodes:
- a CDS encoding PQQ-like beta-propeller repeat protein codes for the protein MTTYARFPLPVLAAWLALCCGACSKAPAEQVAAPAAALPTQAAPTEVVQLAAVQTEVAPTNAAQTASTLPPDLGTRPAGSDWAAFLGPTGDGKSQETGLISPWPAVGPKLVWQIPVGIGYGMPAISRGRMFQFDMRGKKAKLTCAKSETAEELWKFEYPTDYEDMYGYDNGPRCMPIVDGDMVYIFGAEGMLHALRTVDGSLVWKADTTRDYGVVQNFFGVGYGMPAVSRGRLFQFDMRVRKAQLLCLKAETAEELWKFEYSTEYEDMYGYDNGPRCMPVVDGDMVYIFGAEGVLHA